From the Bacillus sp. FJAT-22090 genome, the window TTATATCTTGAAGAATTTGTTTTTTTATTGATTCATTAGGACACTTCTCATAGTCAAATACCAATCGATTGAGTTCCTTTGTTAAGAGTTCCATAGGCTTATTCTCCTTCTAACTAGGTCTTAGTTAGTAGTATGAACTATTTTCCATAAAAGAAAAAGTTAAATGTATTTTAGATTCTATTGTGAAATATTGCACTTAAACTAACGCGGCAGGTTAGTTGAAGAGTGTTGTTAACTTGTGTTCAACAATTGGGCCATTTAATTGAATAAAAAGTAGAAGAATATCTTAATAAGAAAATAACAGAAATAAGTGTATAAATAATTGTAATGGTTGCTTTGAATGGAGAGAGAATAATTGAGACCTGAAATAACAAGAGATTTGAATGTAAACGATTTTCGCAATTTTTATTGGTTAAAAGAGGAATTGCAAACTTTTTGTAGGGAAAATGAGATAAGTGCTTCTGGTTCCAAAATAGAAATTACGGATAGGATAGCAATATTTCTTGAAACAGGAAAAATACAGAAGCCAATGAGGAAAAAAAGTCCTTCCTCGAAAGAAATAGAATTGGAAGAGTTAAATTTAGATACGGTTATTACTGAAAATCATCGTTGTAGTCAGGTAGTTAGGGCTTTCTTTGCATTGGTAATTCCGAAATTTCATTTCTCCACTTATATTCAAAATTATTTTAAAGAAAACGTTGGAAAAACATATAGGGACGTTGTTGATGCATGGTATGAGGAAGAGGAAAGAAAAAAAGATCCATCGTATAAAAAACAAATAGGTTCACAATTCGAATACAATCAATTTACCAGAGATTATTTTGCAGATCCTAAAAACAATGGTAAAAAAAGAGAAGATGCAATTAAAGCTTGGAATGCAATTAAAGTTCTACCGGGTAGCAATAAATATAAAGGGTTTGCTTAGGCGACTCTTTCTTTCTTGTTGAACATAAAGCACCAGGTTAGTTCAAGAACCGACTCATGATTTTTAAAACCGTAGCTGGGATTTAACTTAGAAAGGAATTTTAAATGGAAAGTATTTTATTATTAATTTTTGGTGTAGGATTTATTGCTTTTGGGATTAGACACAATAAAAATATTCACAATGAAGAAGGTTCTGGTCCAAGTGGTTCTGTCACTTTTG encodes:
- a CDS encoding DUF6434 domain-containing protein; this translates as MRPEITRDLNVNDFRNFYWLKEELQTFCRENEISASGSKIEITDRIAIFLETGKIQKPMRKKSPSSKEIELEELNLDTVITENHRCSQVVRAFFALVIPKFHFSTYIQNYFKENVGKTYRDVVDAWYEEEERKKDPSYKKQIGSQFEYNQFTRDYFADPKNNGKKREDAIKAWNAIKVLPGSNKYKGFA